From Desmodus rotundus isolate HL8 chromosome 12, HLdesRot8A.1, whole genome shotgun sequence, one genomic window encodes:
- the KIRREL2 gene encoding kin of IRRE-like protein 2 isoform X1, whose product MLVPALLVLFFCFRGRAGLSPHFLQQPEDLVVLLGDEARLPCALGTYSGLVQWTKDGLALGGERDLPGWSRYWISGNAASGRHDLHIRPVELEDQASYECQATQAGLRSRPAQLHVLVPPEAPHVLGGPSVSLVAGVPANLTCRSHGDAHPTPELLWFRDGVQLDGATFKQTLLKEGTTGSVESILSLTPSSHDDGATLVCRAQSQALPAGKDTAITLSLQYPPVVTLSAEPQTVQEGEKVTFLCQARAQPPVTGYRWAKGGSPVLGARGPMLEVVADASFLTAPVSCEVSNIVGSANRSTALDVQFGPILLVKPEPTSVDLGEDALFSCSWRGNPLPRVTWTRRGGKQVLGSGPTLHIPSVGLEDAGDYVCRAEPGLSGLGGGVAEARLTVNAPPVVTSLHSAPAFLRGSARLQCLVFASPAPEAVVWSWDEGFLEKGSQGRFLVETFPAPEGRVGQGPGLISVLHISGTQESDFSRGFNCSAHNRLGEGSALVSLSRRDLPLPTVQIVTGVASSAMIFLMVITGVALCCWCQGKASFSKQKNLVRIPGSSHGSSSQGPEEEGTGSSEDQGPIMHTDHTDLVLDEEGALETKDPTNSYYKVQGVSVSLSLGKAPGGGLFLPPPSPLGPLGTPPFYDFNSHLDMPPPCKLYRAQAGYLTTPHSQAFTSYIKPTSFGPPDLAPGTPPFPYAAFPTPSHLRLQTHV is encoded by the exons ATGCTGGTTCCCGCCCTCCTCGTCCTCTTCTTCTGCTTCAGAGGGCGTGCAG GCCTGTCGCCCCACTTCCTGCAACAGCCGGAGGACCTGGTGGTACTGCTAGGGGATGAGGCCCggctgccctgtgccctgggcaCATACTCAGGGCTGGTTCAGTGGACTAAGGATGGGCTGGCTCTAGGGGGTGAAAGGGACCTGCCAG GGTGGTCCAGGTACTGGATATCAGGGAATGCAGCCAGTGGCCGGCACGACCTCCACATTAGGCCTGTGGAGCTAGAGGATCAAGCATCATATGAATGTCAGGCGACACAGGCAGGCCTCCGCTCTCGACCTGCCCAATTGCATGTGCTGG TGCCCCCAGAAGCCCCTCATGTGTTGGGCGGCCCCTCTGTGTCTCTGGTTGCTGGAGTTCCTGCAAATCTGACCTGTCGGAGCCATGGGgatgcccaccccacccctgagcTGCTGTGGTTTCGAGATGGGGTCCAGCTGGATGGGGCTACCTTCAAACAG ACCCTACTGAAGGAAGGGACAACTGGGTCAGTGGAGAGCATCTTATCCTTGACCCCTTCCAGCCATGATGATGGAGCCACCTTGGTCTGCCGggcccagagccaggccctgcctgcaggAAAGGACACAGCTATCACACTGAGCCTGCAAT ATCCCCCAGTGGTGACTCTGTCTGCAGAACCACAGACTgtgcaggagggagagaaggttACTTTCCTatgccaggccagggcccagcctccTGTCACCGGCTATCG gtgggcaaaggggggttCCCCAGTGCTGGGGGCCCGAGGGCCAATGTTGGAGGTGGTGGCAGATGCCTCTTTCCTCACTGCGCCAGTGTCATGCGAAGTCAGCAACATCGTGGGTAGCGCCAACCGCAGCACCGCACTGGATGTACAGT ttGGACCAATTCTGCTGGTAAAGCCAGAGCCCACGTCTGTAGACCTGGGGGAAGACGCTTTGTTTAGCTGTTCTTGGCGTGGGAACCCACTCCCACGGGTAACCTGGACCCGCCGTGGGGGCAAACAG GTACTGGGCTCCGGGCCCACACTGCATATTCCTTCGGTGGGGCTGGAGGATGCAGGCGACTATGTGTGCAGGGCTGAGCCAGGGCTCTCCGGTCTAGGGGGCGGCGTTGCAGAGGCTAGGCTGACTGTGAACG CTCCCCCTGTAGTGACCTCCTTGCACTCAGCGCCTGCCTTCCTGAGGGGTTCTGCCCGCCTCCAGTGTCTAGTCTTCGCTTCCCCCGCCCCAGAAGCTGTG GTCTGGTCTTGGGAtgagggcttcctggagaaggggTCACAGGGTCGGTTCCTGGTGGAGACGTTTCCAGCCCCGGAGGGCCGAGTTGGACAGGGTCCAGGCCTGATCTCTGTGCTACACATTTCGGGAACTCAGGAGTCTGACTTTAGCAGGGGCTTCAACTGCAGTGCCCATAACCGGTTGGGTGAGGGAAGTGCCCTGGTCAGCCTGAGCCGTAGAG ACTTGCCGCTGCCTACTGTGCAGATTGTGACTGGAGTGGCCTCCTCAGCCATGATTTTCCTTATGGTCATCACTGGGGTGGCCCTCTGCTGCTGGTGCCAAGGCAAGG CCTCTTTCTCCAAGCAAAAGAATCTGGTGCGAATCCCAGGCAGCAGCCATGGTTCTAGTTCTCAGGGCCCTGAGGAAGAGGGGACAGGCAGCAGTGAGGACCAG GGCCCCATCATGCACACAGACCACACTGACCTGGTTCTGGATGAAGAGGGGGCTTTGGAGACCAAG GACCCAACCAACAGTTACTACAAGGTCCAAGGAGTCAGTGTGAGCCTGAGCCTTGGTAAAGCCCCTGGAGGAGGCCTCTTcctgccaccaccctctccccttgGACCTCTGGGTACACCTCCTTTCTACGACTTCAATTCACACCTGGATATGCCTCCCCCCTGCAAACTGTATAGAGCCCAGGCAGGTTATCTCACCACACCCCATTCTCAAGCTTTTACCAGCTATATCAAACCCACATCCTTTGGGCCCCCAGATCTGGCCCCCGGGACTCCTCCTTTCCCATATGCTGCCTTCCCCACACCTAGCCACTTGCGTCTCCAGACTCATGTGTGA
- the KIRREL2 gene encoding kin of IRRE-like protein 2 isoform X2 produces the protein MLVPALLVLFFCFRGRAGLSPHFLQQPEDLVVLLGDEARLPCALGTYSGLVQWTKDGLALGGERDLPGWSRYWISGNAASGRHDLHIRPVELEDQASYECQATQAGLRSRPAQLHVLVPPEAPHVLGGPSVSLVAGVPANLTCRSHGDAHPTPELLWFRDGVQLDGATFKQTLLKEGTTGSVESILSLTPSSHDDGATLVCRAQSQALPAGKDTAITLSLQYPPVVTLSAEPQTVQEGEKVTFLCQARAQPPVTGYRWAKGGSPVLGARGPMLEVVADASFLTAPVSCEVSNIVGSANRSTALDVQFGPILLVKPEPTSVDLGEDALFSCSWRGNPLPRVTWTRRGGKQVLGSGPTLHIPSVGLEDAGDYVCRAEPGLSGLGGGVAEARLTVNAPPVVTSLHSAPAFLRGSARLQCLVFASPAPEAVVWSWDEGFLEKGSQGRFLVETFPAPEGRVGQGPGLISVLHISGTQESDFSRGFNCSAHNRLGEGSALVSLSRRDLPLPTVQIVTGVASSAMIFLMVITGVALCCWCQGKASFSKQKNLVRIPGSSHGSSSQGPEEEGTGSSEDQDPTNSYYKVQGVSVSLSLGKAPGGGLFLPPPSPLGPLGTPPFYDFNSHLDMPPPCKLYRAQAGYLTTPHSQAFTSYIKPTSFGPPDLAPGTPPFPYAAFPTPSHLRLQTHV, from the exons ATGCTGGTTCCCGCCCTCCTCGTCCTCTTCTTCTGCTTCAGAGGGCGTGCAG GCCTGTCGCCCCACTTCCTGCAACAGCCGGAGGACCTGGTGGTACTGCTAGGGGATGAGGCCCggctgccctgtgccctgggcaCATACTCAGGGCTGGTTCAGTGGACTAAGGATGGGCTGGCTCTAGGGGGTGAAAGGGACCTGCCAG GGTGGTCCAGGTACTGGATATCAGGGAATGCAGCCAGTGGCCGGCACGACCTCCACATTAGGCCTGTGGAGCTAGAGGATCAAGCATCATATGAATGTCAGGCGACACAGGCAGGCCTCCGCTCTCGACCTGCCCAATTGCATGTGCTGG TGCCCCCAGAAGCCCCTCATGTGTTGGGCGGCCCCTCTGTGTCTCTGGTTGCTGGAGTTCCTGCAAATCTGACCTGTCGGAGCCATGGGgatgcccaccccacccctgagcTGCTGTGGTTTCGAGATGGGGTCCAGCTGGATGGGGCTACCTTCAAACAG ACCCTACTGAAGGAAGGGACAACTGGGTCAGTGGAGAGCATCTTATCCTTGACCCCTTCCAGCCATGATGATGGAGCCACCTTGGTCTGCCGggcccagagccaggccctgcctgcaggAAAGGACACAGCTATCACACTGAGCCTGCAAT ATCCCCCAGTGGTGACTCTGTCTGCAGAACCACAGACTgtgcaggagggagagaaggttACTTTCCTatgccaggccagggcccagcctccTGTCACCGGCTATCG gtgggcaaaggggggttCCCCAGTGCTGGGGGCCCGAGGGCCAATGTTGGAGGTGGTGGCAGATGCCTCTTTCCTCACTGCGCCAGTGTCATGCGAAGTCAGCAACATCGTGGGTAGCGCCAACCGCAGCACCGCACTGGATGTACAGT ttGGACCAATTCTGCTGGTAAAGCCAGAGCCCACGTCTGTAGACCTGGGGGAAGACGCTTTGTTTAGCTGTTCTTGGCGTGGGAACCCACTCCCACGGGTAACCTGGACCCGCCGTGGGGGCAAACAG GTACTGGGCTCCGGGCCCACACTGCATATTCCTTCGGTGGGGCTGGAGGATGCAGGCGACTATGTGTGCAGGGCTGAGCCAGGGCTCTCCGGTCTAGGGGGCGGCGTTGCAGAGGCTAGGCTGACTGTGAACG CTCCCCCTGTAGTGACCTCCTTGCACTCAGCGCCTGCCTTCCTGAGGGGTTCTGCCCGCCTCCAGTGTCTAGTCTTCGCTTCCCCCGCCCCAGAAGCTGTG GTCTGGTCTTGGGAtgagggcttcctggagaaggggTCACAGGGTCGGTTCCTGGTGGAGACGTTTCCAGCCCCGGAGGGCCGAGTTGGACAGGGTCCAGGCCTGATCTCTGTGCTACACATTTCGGGAACTCAGGAGTCTGACTTTAGCAGGGGCTTCAACTGCAGTGCCCATAACCGGTTGGGTGAGGGAAGTGCCCTGGTCAGCCTGAGCCGTAGAG ACTTGCCGCTGCCTACTGTGCAGATTGTGACTGGAGTGGCCTCCTCAGCCATGATTTTCCTTATGGTCATCACTGGGGTGGCCCTCTGCTGCTGGTGCCAAGGCAAGG CCTCTTTCTCCAAGCAAAAGAATCTGGTGCGAATCCCAGGCAGCAGCCATGGTTCTAGTTCTCAGGGCCCTGAGGAAGAGGGGACAGGCAGCAGTGAGGACCAG GACCCAACCAACAGTTACTACAAGGTCCAAGGAGTCAGTGTGAGCCTGAGCCTTGGTAAAGCCCCTGGAGGAGGCCTCTTcctgccaccaccctctccccttgGACCTCTGGGTACACCTCCTTTCTACGACTTCAATTCACACCTGGATATGCCTCCCCCCTGCAAACTGTATAGAGCCCAGGCAGGTTATCTCACCACACCCCATTCTCAAGCTTTTACCAGCTATATCAAACCCACATCCTTTGGGCCCCCAGATCTGGCCCCCGGGACTCCTCCTTTCCCATATGCTGCCTTCCCCACACCTAGCCACTTGCGTCTCCAGACTCATGTGTGA
- the KIRREL2 gene encoding kin of IRRE-like protein 2 isoform X3 — MLVPALLVLFFCFRGRAGWSRYWISGNAASGRHDLHIRPVELEDQASYECQATQAGLRSRPAQLHVLVPPEAPHVLGGPSVSLVAGVPANLTCRSHGDAHPTPELLWFRDGVQLDGATFKQTLLKEGTTGSVESILSLTPSSHDDGATLVCRAQSQALPAGKDTAITLSLQYPPVVTLSAEPQTVQEGEKVTFLCQARAQPPVTGYRWAKGGSPVLGARGPMLEVVADASFLTAPVSCEVSNIVGSANRSTALDVQFGPILLVKPEPTSVDLGEDALFSCSWRGNPLPRVTWTRRGGKQVLGSGPTLHIPSVGLEDAGDYVCRAEPGLSGLGGGVAEARLTVNAPPVVTSLHSAPAFLRGSARLQCLVFASPAPEAVVWSWDEGFLEKGSQGRFLVETFPAPEGRVGQGPGLISVLHISGTQESDFSRGFNCSAHNRLGEGSALVSLSRRDLPLPTVQIVTGVASSAMIFLMVITGVALCCWCQGKASFSKQKNLVRIPGSSHGSSSQGPEEEGTGSSEDQGPIMHTDHTDLVLDEEGALETKDPTNSYYKVQGVSVSLSLGKAPGGGLFLPPPSPLGPLGTPPFYDFNSHLDMPPPCKLYRAQAGYLTTPHSQAFTSYIKPTSFGPPDLAPGTPPFPYAAFPTPSHLRLQTHV, encoded by the exons ATGCTGGTTCCCGCCCTCCTCGTCCTCTTCTTCTGCTTCAGAGGGCGTGCAG GGTGGTCCAGGTACTGGATATCAGGGAATGCAGCCAGTGGCCGGCACGACCTCCACATTAGGCCTGTGGAGCTAGAGGATCAAGCATCATATGAATGTCAGGCGACACAGGCAGGCCTCCGCTCTCGACCTGCCCAATTGCATGTGCTGG TGCCCCCAGAAGCCCCTCATGTGTTGGGCGGCCCCTCTGTGTCTCTGGTTGCTGGAGTTCCTGCAAATCTGACCTGTCGGAGCCATGGGgatgcccaccccacccctgagcTGCTGTGGTTTCGAGATGGGGTCCAGCTGGATGGGGCTACCTTCAAACAG ACCCTACTGAAGGAAGGGACAACTGGGTCAGTGGAGAGCATCTTATCCTTGACCCCTTCCAGCCATGATGATGGAGCCACCTTGGTCTGCCGggcccagagccaggccctgcctgcaggAAAGGACACAGCTATCACACTGAGCCTGCAAT ATCCCCCAGTGGTGACTCTGTCTGCAGAACCACAGACTgtgcaggagggagagaaggttACTTTCCTatgccaggccagggcccagcctccTGTCACCGGCTATCG gtgggcaaaggggggttCCCCAGTGCTGGGGGCCCGAGGGCCAATGTTGGAGGTGGTGGCAGATGCCTCTTTCCTCACTGCGCCAGTGTCATGCGAAGTCAGCAACATCGTGGGTAGCGCCAACCGCAGCACCGCACTGGATGTACAGT ttGGACCAATTCTGCTGGTAAAGCCAGAGCCCACGTCTGTAGACCTGGGGGAAGACGCTTTGTTTAGCTGTTCTTGGCGTGGGAACCCACTCCCACGGGTAACCTGGACCCGCCGTGGGGGCAAACAG GTACTGGGCTCCGGGCCCACACTGCATATTCCTTCGGTGGGGCTGGAGGATGCAGGCGACTATGTGTGCAGGGCTGAGCCAGGGCTCTCCGGTCTAGGGGGCGGCGTTGCAGAGGCTAGGCTGACTGTGAACG CTCCCCCTGTAGTGACCTCCTTGCACTCAGCGCCTGCCTTCCTGAGGGGTTCTGCCCGCCTCCAGTGTCTAGTCTTCGCTTCCCCCGCCCCAGAAGCTGTG GTCTGGTCTTGGGAtgagggcttcctggagaaggggTCACAGGGTCGGTTCCTGGTGGAGACGTTTCCAGCCCCGGAGGGCCGAGTTGGACAGGGTCCAGGCCTGATCTCTGTGCTACACATTTCGGGAACTCAGGAGTCTGACTTTAGCAGGGGCTTCAACTGCAGTGCCCATAACCGGTTGGGTGAGGGAAGTGCCCTGGTCAGCCTGAGCCGTAGAG ACTTGCCGCTGCCTACTGTGCAGATTGTGACTGGAGTGGCCTCCTCAGCCATGATTTTCCTTATGGTCATCACTGGGGTGGCCCTCTGCTGCTGGTGCCAAGGCAAGG CCTCTTTCTCCAAGCAAAAGAATCTGGTGCGAATCCCAGGCAGCAGCCATGGTTCTAGTTCTCAGGGCCCTGAGGAAGAGGGGACAGGCAGCAGTGAGGACCAG GGCCCCATCATGCACACAGACCACACTGACCTGGTTCTGGATGAAGAGGGGGCTTTGGAGACCAAG GACCCAACCAACAGTTACTACAAGGTCCAAGGAGTCAGTGTGAGCCTGAGCCTTGGTAAAGCCCCTGGAGGAGGCCTCTTcctgccaccaccctctccccttgGACCTCTGGGTACACCTCCTTTCTACGACTTCAATTCACACCTGGATATGCCTCCCCCCTGCAAACTGTATAGAGCCCAGGCAGGTTATCTCACCACACCCCATTCTCAAGCTTTTACCAGCTATATCAAACCCACATCCTTTGGGCCCCCAGATCTGGCCCCCGGGACTCCTCCTTTCCCATATGCTGCCTTCCCCACACCTAGCCACTTGCGTCTCCAGACTCATGTGTGA